From the Pithys albifrons albifrons isolate INPA30051 chromosome 27, PitAlb_v1, whole genome shotgun sequence genome, the window GAGTCTGTCCCCACAAGTGTTCCTGCCTCGTCTCCCAGGCTGGCCCTTTGTCCCAGAGCTCCACAGCACAGAAGAGAAGTGGGAAGGGGGAAGAGCACAGCAGGGGCCACATTCTGTGTGTGGAGTTTGGGCAGCCCAGGgcagtacacacacacatggtgACACTCAGCCCTGCGCTGGGCTCCAGCCAAACAGCTGAACGTTGCAGAATAATCCCCTTTGTTGTATCAGAGGGGATCAGAACAAAACCGACCAAGGCAAAGGGGGCTGGGACAGCAATAACCCCGCTCTGCCATGCACtaacaggctggaaaagattCAGTTGCTTTGCTCTCCTCTTATGCAGAGTCTCCCCAGCACTGAGTCTGGAAGCTCTCAGGCACACAACAGGAGCACGGGTGGCTAAAAGGGTCAGAGTTCAGAGGGTCTCATGCCAAGAGGCTAGTGAAAAAAACTCAGTTTCAATGAAGAGATAAAACCTGGCTCTGAAgcaccagctctgtgtgcccaggaaaacaaacacagctgaCCCTGCATGACTCACCCAGCGCATCCCCACCCTGACAGCAACAGGATGAAAACACAAGAGCTCAGTGGAGGAGGAAGaatgagaaagaggaagaaaacagctaCCCACGTTGCACAAGACCTGGGAAGAGCATACGCACATCCTGCCGAGAGCGACTGCAGTCAGGCCATGAAACAAACTCCTTCTCCCACCTCAAACCTCAAACCAAGTCACAACACCCACTTCCTACCCAGCCCTCAGCTCCCCCCGCCACCCGGGCTGGGCCATCTGTGCCTCCACCCGAGGGACCTTTgtctcttccctcccttctgGTGCCAGTGTCCCGGATCTCCTCCAGGAAAGAGAACGTCAGCCATCCGGAGCTTGCTGTcctgcacccacagagccctccGGGGGGCCAAATGCCCCTCACAACCAAGGGTACTCTGGCCTAGTTTGGCAGCAGCCACCTACTCACCAGTTCTCGTCCTCCCCACAGGACCACCTCGAAGCCCCAGGGACCCCAAGGTGTCCGGCGGAACACCCAGGTCTCCCTGGCTCTCAAAACCCCCTCCAGCCCGGGAGCAGCACTATCGCAGCCCCCCCCCACCCAGTGTCTCCCCGCTTCCAAAACCCCGTCCCAAGGCACCCAACATAACTCAAGACACCACCCGCTCTaccttcccccccacccctgTCGCTCACCTTGAAGTACCCGCCCTCGTAGTGGGTGTCCGGGGGGCCGAAGATGGCCACGTCCCAGGTGTACAGATccccctcatccaccaggctGACCCGGAACCCTTCCACgggctcctcctgcagccccttcagctccagcagcagcgcCTTCTGCGAGCTGGGCACGGGGGGCCGCGCcatggcggggccggggggctcGGAAGGACTTTGGGGCTCGGAAGGGCCGGGGGGGCCGCGGCGGCCGCTCTGAGGCGcggggggagcggcgggggcTGTACTCCGCGGGAAGGGCGGGGCCACAGCGGGATCCGCCCCTACGGGCACCGCTCGCCAATCAGAGCGCGCGTTTCGGGGCAGGGGGCGGGGCTTGCTCCGCCCTGCGCCGGCATGGCGGCGGTGCAggccctgcctggcagagcGGCCGTGACGGTGCTCCCGGTTCTCCCGATCCTGCTGCCGCTCCCGGCtgcgccgccccgccccgccccgtgGACTGAACCCAGCACAACGCGCCGGGGTCCCCTCAGCGATCGTCCGGCGCTCCATGGTACACCGGGTCTGGGCCCAGCCGACAGCTTCGGTGTGGCCGTGCAGGCTTAGTGGCTGCCCCGATCCGCCTGCGGGTGATGCTTCACGGCACTGCCGCAGCTCACAACTCCCCTCGTGTCACATCCCGTCACCCGCACCTGGGTCAGGAGCCGTCACCCTCGGCCTCGCTCACAGGGAGCAGAACATCCACCCAATACAACTTTCCGAGCCCGTGGGATCCTCCCCCGCCTGCTTTTCCAGATGTTCTACAGCTCTAAACCTGCCCACATCAGTCCCCAAGCACTGGACACTGTCACAGCTCACCTGGGCACTCCACGCTGCCTGGTGGTAAGAAACTGGctactaaaaataataaaaagctttAATGTCTTACAGCAAACCAGCAATTGCACAGTATAAATAACAAACATACAAGTTCAAATAAATAACCCCTGGCCCAACACACAGCTGGTGCCAAAGCGAACCCTGTCAGAGGGGAAGGGATTGTGTCTTGTCCAGACATGATGCTCCACATCCCAAATCACCTCAGCCCTCCCCAACTGCCCCTGTGTGCAGCCACGGCCCAGCTTTGTTCCTTCTGGCTCGTTCCACTGCCCAGAGCTCCCCACAGATCACAATCTCTGTGCCAGTCCTGGGTAACACCTAAAAGGGATTTCACAAAGTGGCTGGGCCACAAGAGCTGTGGCTGGGAGAGGCACTGTGGGTGGGCACACATTGTTGCTGGGCACCGTAGGAACAGAAGAGGGAGCGTGGAAACTGGCAATCTCTTGTTGGGAAGACCCAATCTCTCCAGCCAGTGCCCGACCAGCCCCCCATGCTCACGTCCAGCTCGATGAGGGGGGTCCTGTGGGGTCGACAGCAGCCTCAGCCAATGCTGCTCCCACCCGGCATCACTCCACAGGCTTCACCTTCGCGATGAACAGGGCGGTGGCTTTCCTCAGGAACTCCTCCCTGCTCATGGAGGAGCCGAGCTTCCTCTCCTGCAGCGCCCGGTCCATGGCCAGGGCCAGCCCGTCGGGGCCCAGCCTGGAACCCGCCTCCAGGTAGCGGCCGGGCCGCGGGCCGTGCCCGGCGCCCAGCGCGTCCTCCAGCGCCcgcagcacagcctggcacagccgcGTGTCCGCGGAGCCCCCGCCGCCCAGCACGGCGAACAGCGCGTCGGCCTTGGCCGCGAACTCCAGCAGCACGCAGCAGGTGAGGACGCCGTAGCGGAACACGTCGAACGGGACGGCCTCGTGGTCGCGACAGCGGACGCGGCGCAGCAGGGCAGCCGCAGCCTcggccggggccgccccgcgcTGGCAGATGCGCCGCAGCAGCTCGCTGTACAGCCGCCCGTCCACGCctgccgcccgccgccgcccgccgcaCCCCAGCACCTCGTAGGCCGCGCCGGCGTTGCTGTCGAAGGCCGTCCTGTCGCgacagggcacagacacagagaggcGGCCTcaccccccgcccccgccgccccccgtCGCCGCCCGCCGCACCTGTGCGAGTGGTGAGCAAGGCGCACGTACCACAGCGCCCGGGCCAGGCGCTgcggcggccccgggggctccgccgccgcctccgccggCACCAGCCGCTCGAAGTACTCGGCCAGGAAGGACACGGGCTCGGCGGGCCGCG encodes:
- the TPGS1 gene encoding tubulin polyglutamylase complex subunit 1, which produces MAAYEKRRAAAAPVPAGGSGLAEPGRAAPGGSELAEGSAADFLLRAGVTAMVREALLKVLEARPAEPVSFLAEYFERLVPAEAAAEPPGPPQRLARALWYVRLAHHSHRTAFDSNAGAAYEVLGCGGRRRAAGVDGRLYSELLRRICQRGAAPAEAAAALLRRVRCRDHEAVPFDVFRYGVLTCCVLLEFAAKADALFAVLGGGGSADTRLCQAVLRALEDALGAGHGPRPGRYLEAGSRLGPDGLALAMDRALQERKLGSSMSREEFLRKATALFIAKVKPVE